TGACAGACAAAACGTGTTACACAGAAAGCAAGTAATAACACAAAATCTACGCGGGATAATAAATGAAAAGGCAGGTCAACACATGAGAGTTTATTCTTTAACACCAACGAGACACTTGAGGATGTGACGGATGATGTAGACGCAGTCGGCGCAGACCGCGCACGTCGCGGACACCAGCTGGCGCAGCAGCAGGCAGAAGTTGGTGTGCGGGCAGGTGCAGTTCACGATGCAGTACACACAACTGGAACAACCAGGGGTTGTAAGGGTAAAGACGTTTTAAGGCATGCCAAAGTCACTTTGATCAGACCTAATGGACTAAGACGAGAGATTAACTGAAAGACGAAAgatcgggaactaaaatctaaaattaaaccgcgataaaatccgtaaaagtagtttcatttcaacgaAAGATTTTGTTGATCTTTGGCAGaccttatattattataggtctATATACATATCTTACACGTTTATTTTGGAATCGCGCTACTAGAGCCATCACTGTAATGTTTTGAAAGTAGTAACCGgcatacttgaaataaaaaaaaaacttggatttttgatttttttcaccAAGACCACAAATCGTAAACtatcccatgggaacataaaaactATTGTGTCTTAATCCAAAttccaaataaacaatttaccaAACTTCGTCCTAAGTGCAGTAGAGTTTTAGCGAAATTGATACTACATACATATCATCATTggccaagccttttcccaactatgttgggctcggctaccagtctaaccggattcagctaagtaccagtgctttacaaggagcgactgcctatctgacctcctcaacccagttacctgggcaacacgataccccttggttagactggttgtcaggcttttcaagcttctgactacctgtaacgactgtcaaagatgtaggaataacagctgaggctcacaatttaacgtgccttccgaaacacggaggaactcgttgtgacgaaaatggtcacccatctacggaccaaccgcgtcaagcatagcttaacctgtgatcgattcacttatgcgattatagcttagccacgagctcctctcctCTCTCCTACTCTCGTGTTGCTACATACATATAAAGAATATAACTTCATACCCACCTCACCATATCCTGCACATACTTGCAGATGATGGCGCAGACGCGGCAACAGTTGTTGTTGCAGGAGTTGCAGAGCGAGTTGAAGGACGGCTCGGGCTCCGGCTTCAGCGGACAAGGGAACTTCTTCTTCTTGAGAAAGCACATGGTTATCTTCTGTTCGCGCTTCGATTTGCCATCCTTCGGTACTGCGCCTTCTCTGAGCTCTGGCTCTTGCACAGCAGGTGGTATGATtgagacttttttttttgtaggtatctGTTCAGGTCTCTATGGAAGAATCAAAAGTTAGTTTCTGTCCTATTCAGAGGATTGATAATGATTTGATTAATGCTGATTTAAAGAAGGAACGGTGTTTAAACACCGCTTAAAATTTATCTTTACATTAAAATGGTCAATTTTTCTCGTCAATTTTTTGGGTTCCGGTAAAAAAGGAATTCTATTTCTTAGGTTCCATTATGTGTCCGTCTGTCACAAGAACCACGATAGCTAGACAAAAGAACTATTCACAGATGGTGGGTCTTTGTTGCCATTCTAACAGTAAatccttaaaataaagatcaagaGTAAGCGACGGTtgctagatatttattttttgtttacaatcgATGCGTAGGTATTTATCTGAACATGACGCGTTTCTCAAAGTTATTCTGGTATTTAAATATGACGTGGGTCTGTTAAAACAAGTTGaatatgaataaacaaatcCATAACCACTATATCACCTAGACAAACACTCCCTCTTGACGACAGACAGTTTTTGACGTGATCTGCTGTGTTTTATGACCACATATCTTATTGAGAACTCTTTCATTTGCTCACCTTCTCAACAGGCACTCCATCTCCTTTCGCATGTCTTCCCGTCAGCCATGTCCTCGGGTTCTGGGGTACAAAGCCACATCGTTAACAGTCGCAGCAATAACTACTTTAATACTTGTAACATAGACTTTTAGTATGATAACTTTATTTTCCTTTTGTGATATTAGCCACATGGATGCGTTCCACAGTATCTCGTGTGAAATAAGATCTTACTTAGTTTCTCTTAATTTATTTCGTACAAAATTTAAGACGCACACATATTCGACTCCGTGGTCGAGtcgcgtacgcaccggtttcaaggtgtcgctagctctgaggccccgggttcgatccccggacgggtcaatgtaaaaattcacatttctacattgtgtcgagtctgagtgtttgtggtaccttcgttgtatctgaattccataacacaagtgctttagcaacttactttgggttcagaacaatgtatgtgatgttgtccgcatacaAGTTTAATGtatatatacaattgaatagACCTCGAAGGGACAACGATATTGGGGCTTTATCTCTAGCAGTTTGAAATGATGCGTAAACTAGCTGCATAAGTAGGCTCGGCAGTAGGTGCCTAGGATTTGCAAATCTAAAGTTATGCGACGATTTCttcatgcgtatttatcaggatcgccCGAGCAGTTAGACTCGCAACCCCAACGCAGCGTCAGCTCACGATTGAatactccggttgggtccaaaactagtacCGCGATCCCGATAGACACGCAgaagtaatttatctattaaatcatcatcatctttgaCCCAACATGCCACATGTCCCACTCACCAAATTCACTCGCCACGCCTCTGTCTCCACTTCCATAGTCAGCAGTGAACGCACCGAGTGTGACACATCTTACAGGAATTTATCACTCACTTATAAAACCCTAACAAACTACACCTTGATTTTTACTGATAATCTTTGACACATCTTGTGACACGATATTTCTTCTTCTGGATGACATTTTAAAGGCTTCTGGGAGGAGGAAAGAGGATGAATAACTGTGACATAGCAAAAAGTCGCAATTTTTGAGTCATGGTGTGTCTGCAAGTCTAAATTGAAACTTGGAGACTTTCTATGTGTGCTTGATCTTATGTAGATCACAACTCTATCAGTCCAATTTAGaaaggattttaaatattacatttgtttcTG
This sequence is a window from Trichoplusia ni isolate ovarian cell line Hi5 chromosome 8, tn1, whole genome shotgun sequence. Protein-coding genes within it:
- the LOC113496837 gene encoding uncharacterized protein LOC113496837, with product MEVETEAWRVNLNPRTWLTGRHAKGDGVPVEKRPEQIPTKKKVSIIPPAVQEPELREGAVPKDGKSKREQKITMCFLKKKKFPCPLKPEPEPSFNSLCNSCNNNCCRVCAIICKYVQDMVSCVYCIVNCTCPHTNFCLLLRQLVSATCAVCADCVYIIRHILKCLVGVKE